In the Fusarium falciforme chromosome 6, complete sequence genome, CAGAACTTGCAGCACCTCCACCACGCTTCACCACCTTAGACCTTCATCTCGGTAAGACCGTGCTTCCAGACGATGATGTAGGGGGTGACACCATCCTCACGGTAGTTGAGGAGGACAACCCTGTGGTTATTGTTAGTGACCTATGTAGCTTGACTGAGGATAGTGGGGCAGAAAACGTACATTCCGTCGGGGTTCATGGACTCGCCAGTGTAGAActcaaagtccttgaagTTGGGCAGGAGGTGCTCCTTGACGTAGGCCTGAGCACCCTTCTCGAAGGCAGTGATGGTCTCGGCGGGAGCGTTCTTCTCCTGGAGagcagccttgacagccttCATGTAGCCTGGATACAGAGTTAGAGACGGACCCCAACCGAATGGAAGAGGAATTGTTACCCTTGAGGTAGGTGAGGTAGCTCTTCTTGTCGAAAGAAGTGCTCTGGAGACGGAAAGAGCTGACGATGTTGTTGACCTTGACGACGGTGTCATCGagggcctcctcggcctcctcagcgGAAGCGTTGGCACCGATATCTGAGAGGATGTGGTGTTAGCGTGGAATGAAATTGTTGACACCACGAACCGCGGGCCGTCGGGCACAGTTTGGTCGACAGTGTAACAGAGGGTTGGTTACATACCGACGTTGAGACCGCCCTCCTCGATCATGGCACAGTCAGCCTCATAGACGGTACCGGCGACCTCCTTGAGGTCGTACGAGTCGGAGATCAGCTCATCGCCGGTGAGGATGTCCTGTTGTTGCGGGGTTCAGTAAAAAAAGATCATGCCAAAGTCCAACGCGGGGTCGTTGTATTTGCGAGGTAGTCGAAGGCGGGGGATTCGGCATTGCGGGGGACGGGATCGAGTGATAGGTGTTGCTTACCTTGAAGATAATCATGGTGACGGTTGGGTTGGATTTGAAAGGATGGACTTGGAGGGAGAAAGAAGCTGATGTGACTGGCAAAGAGAAGCGAGaccagaggaggagagcctGATGGTGATAAAATTCAAAGTGGGAGAGGGTGGCGGGGTCATTCTCTGGTGGGGCTTTGGGCGCCAGGTTTTGGTGCAAATATTGTACTTGCCCCGCTCGGgtcttatcgataagatCTGTTAGTGGCCAACTTTTGCGCTACAAGGAGAAAGGCAGACTTTACAACTAAAATATCGTACTTCCAAGGTTAGTCTCTAACCCACAAGTAAGCGGCGATACTTGCAGCGTGTGTTAAATTAAGCTGCAGCAAAAGTCACTTTTCTTCCTACATGCTGGTTGGCCAAATACCCCTGTCGGTACGAAAATTGCACCGGAGCTCTCAAAACAGCCTGGAGCACCGCGGCGTTGCCAAAACGACCAGAGTGATTTGATTTTGGTTGTGGCGCGCCCACCAATGTTATTCCGGTCCCTTTTTTGCGACCCCATAGGAGAGTAGAGCTTGACATGTGCATAAAATGCAGAAAAGCATTGGATCGGCCGATAAGCGAGTTTAGTCATGGTTGCCCCTGAACAGAGAGCAGAGAAGGACCCCAGATCCAATCCGTCATGCCGCGTGGTCCGGCGGCCGGAGCCCGCACAAGCCCGCTCCGAGCCTTGGATTCCGAGTTGGGAAGGAACGCCACCCCGACCGTCGATTCACCAGGGGTCAACTTTGGCCCGGGCTTATACGCGGGAAGGACTCATCTACAAGCATCGAATCGAGGGCCTGACGGAGTAAAGGGTCGGGAACCCTCGGGTTTGGGGCAGCGAATCTACGCGAGACGAACTGGCATGACCTCGAGAAATGCTCCAATACCGACATGTGCCGTGCGCAGAACTCGCAAAGACAGACCAACGATAGCGAGTGCGAAATCACCATGACCTGTTGGTGACGTTCCCATGGCGCGAGCCACAAGGAGGCTTCGCAGGGCACAGGGCTTGGGCTGGGGGAGCTcggggagaggaggatgagaaaaCATGCCATGCAAGATCAATTGGCGCGTCAGCCCTTCGTACGAGGTACGATAAGTTTGCTTTGCGCACTAACAATGTTTCTCCCCCTTGAAATGACAGCTAGAGCCCTGGCAGATCGATTGTGCCTGACTTTTGAATATGACTTGATACCGGGCCGCCCTGAAATGGGCGTGGGCTGATTGTAAGGGCAACTCGTTTTTTGCCTCTTGACCCCATGATGCAACCTTCGGGGGGACTTGTACCTGAGATTGCACTCTGAAGGTCATGATTAGCAAGGTATCATTGACATTCATTGAAAGCAGACAAGAACGAGATTGATTAGCAGACAACAACTCGCATCCCCTGCCATTCCCTGTTCAGCTCCCAGGATCTGGCCGCGTTTCGCACTCTTGACTTGGTCCGAAGGTGCCGGTCGGGGCTCCGCCTCGGTCAATCACTTTCCTCACTGGCAACTAACAAAAGTCTTTGCTTGGCGCCACTGCACATGAAGGAAGGCGACGAAAAAGAGGGCCCCAGCGGCGCGCGCGGACGAGGATTGGCACGCGCCTTAATCTAATCTTTCCCCCAACTCCAGTTTAATAAACTTGGCTTCgacatcccatcccatcgacGCTCCCTTTTTCCATAAAACCCTCCCATTACCTCCAGCTAGTTACCTTCCTTTAATCTTCCCTCGAGGTGCTATCTTGGGTCTTGTTTGTCTTTTTTCTTGATTGCTTCATTTTGGCGCTGTTTCTGTTGCGTGCCACCTAGCCGCACCCTGAGTCTCTCCCTGCTTCAACTAAACCATCGACTATACGCGACGCTCCGACGCTTTTCGCAGCAAATCTAACCGTCATGGGCAACGACAGCTCCATCCTCGCCGACGGTTCCGCCATGGCCGCTCCAGGCTCCCCCCTCAACCAGACTCTCTTCGAGACAgcgctgccgc is a window encoding:
- a CDS encoding Translationally-controlled tumor protein-like protein; the protein is MIIFKDILTGDELISDSYDLKEVAGTVYEADCAMIEEGGLNVDIGANASAEEAEEALDDTVVKVNNIVSSFRLQSTSFDKKSYLTYLKGYMKAVKAALQEKNAPAETITAFEKGAQAYVKEHLLPNFKDFEFYTGESMNPDGMVVLLNYREDGVTPYIIVWKHGLTEMKV